ATGCTGAATGTTATTACTACCACGTGATTCATGTGACACATATCttgattaaaaacaaaatcatatgcAATCCATACAGATCGAATCATGAATCTCTTTTGGACCTGAATTGCAAGATGAATCCCAATTCGCATGAATCATGAATATTGCTGAATTGCAACATGCAAGTTACATTGTGGGTGCGGCCCCAAAAAAGACCAAGCTGCATGATCTGGTTTCTAAAAGGCCCACTAGGGTTATTTTGCAAATTTCCAATTTTAATGGGACATAATCAGCCAAAATCAAACGTTCAAATAACTTAATTCAGGTTCACAAACGAACAGCTGCAGCATAGTCATTGGTCCTCATTCCCTCCAGTGCTTCGGATTGTTACTTCTctattattttatgtttctGTTCCCCTTGTCTTATTTGAAGACAGTACTCCTCCATCTTTGGTCCCACTTGCTGTCTCTTCCCATTTGTTGCTTTGTTGTGTTACTGCTACTCTCTCTTCGATTTATGACTTGGACCTTGAATTACTTTGAAATCCATATATGAtcatcttataattttttttatgttggttGTTTTTACCTCAAACACCATCTTTTAGTTGACCGTATATTTATGATTCATAATAAGATTTGAATCACAAGTTAGAAAATAGGTCTTCTGATTCACGATTTGAATCTTGATTCGATTACCTCGGTTGTGCCTATTTCTTATTTAATGAATGGACACAAGAAGAAATGCATAGCCCAATATATGGTCTCAAGAAACAGGACAACATGAAAGTTCTCTTCATGTCTTGAATTTATTATGCTTTTGCCTGATCAATAATTTCATTAGGCTtgttttataacaatatttaggtttttttttttgttatttcttttATCAGTTTTTTCTAGGAAAACCAAATGCATCGTGGTAAATTTTCACTTACACCCAAGAATCAAGTCAAGGACCTAGCAGCCTCAAGTTTTCCCAATAATCAACACAGAAGTCTTCCGGAACCAATATATGTTTCTTCGTCTTCAGATGATGAAAGTATCCAGTCTAATGATGATGCATCTAAGCAATTTGTCCTTTATGACGATGTGACAAATGGAGGCAACCCAATTGAACTTACCCCTGATCCTCTTCGATGTAAACCTCCGGTGCGCCCACGAAACAAACCTTCACCTTCAAGTTCATCTTCTAGAGTTTTGCCAGCAGTTGGTGCTTTCACTGTTCAATGTGCTTCCTGTTTTAAATGGAGGCTGATTccaacaaaggaaaaatatgaagaaatacGTGAATATATCCTTCAACATCCTTTTGTTTGTCAAAAAGCTCGTGAGTGGCGACCTG
Above is a window of Cicer arietinum cultivar CDC Frontier isolate Library 1 unplaced genomic scaffold, Cicar.CDCFrontier_v2.0 Ca_scaffold_5437_v2.0, whole genome shotgun sequence DNA encoding:
- the LOC101502132 gene encoding methyl-CpG-binding domain-containing protein 2-like, giving the protein MHRGKFSLTPKNQVKDLAASSFPNNQHRSLPEPIYVSSSSDDESIQSNDDASKQFVLYDDVTNGGNPIELTPDPLRCKPPVRPRNKPSPSSSSSRVLPAVGAFTVQCASCFKWRLIPTKEKYEEIREYILQHPFVCQKAREWRPDVSCDDPEDISQDGSRIWAIDKPNIAQPPDG